GGGCCGTTCCCGGCTGTCGCGATCATGCATGATTGCAGCGGGCTCGGGCCGCGTTCGAGCGGTGCGCCATTGCGGTGGGCTCGAGAGTTGGTGGAGGATGGTTACGTCATCGTCATACCGGATAGCTTCTCGACACGCGGCCACCCCGGCGGTGTTTGTACTGACGCATCGCCGAGCCGAAACTCCGTTGCCCCAAGGCGTCGCGCCTTCGATGCCTATGCGGCGTTGGCTTATTTGCGGACTCAATCCTATGTCGATGGCTCGCGCGTCGGCATCATGGGTGGGTCCCATGGCGGTTCGACGACATTGTCGACGATCACCGCTCCGGAACGACCCAAGGATCCACTTGCCCAAGAGAAGCGCCGGGGGTTCAGTGCGGCGGTGGCGCTCTACCCTGGTTGCGCGCCCTACAGCGGCGGCTACCAAGCGACGGCGCCGTTGATGATCTTAATCGGCGAGAATGACGATTGGACCCCGGCGGAACCCTGCCGCAATTTGACGCAGATCGCCCAACGAGTCGGGTTGCCCGTGTCGATCAAAGTTTATCCGGGAGCGCATCATGCCTTCGACAGCAATTTCCCCGCGCGCTACGATCCGGCCCGGATCAACGCCAATGCACCGACCGGTCGCGGCGCGACCACCGGCGGCGATCCCAAGGCTTGGGATGATGCCGTGAGCGAGGTAAAGTCGTTTTTCGCGCGCTACCTGAAGGCCGCGGCAAAATAGCTGGCTGGCTTGTA
The sequence above is a segment of the Deltaproteobacteria bacterium genome. Coding sequences within it:
- a CDS encoding dienelactone hydrolase family protein, whose product is MQWAFRVAVLSCVLFAGCVAATSNSMLPTNAPNGALEQIPFTLLKPDGAGPFPAVAIMHDCSGLGPRSSGAPLRWARELVEDGYVIVIPDSFSTRGHPGGVCTDASPSRNSVAPRRRAFDAYAALAYLRTQSYVDGSRVGIMGGSHGGSTTLSTITAPERPKDPLAQEKRRGFSAAVALYPGCAPYSGGYQATAPLMILIGENDDWTPAEPCRNLTQIAQRVGLPVSIKVYPGAHHAFDSNFPARYDPARINANAPTGRGATTGGDPKAWDDAVSEVKSFFARYLKAAAK